The following coding sequences are from one Zalophus californianus isolate mZalCal1 chromosome 5, mZalCal1.pri.v2, whole genome shotgun sequence window:
- the BTNL10 gene encoding butyrophilin-like protein 10, whose amino-acid sequence MANTHGQVIFPPSCSIIFIFLQLLSCGIPANGKADFSVFGPGEPVLAVLGGNVGLPCHLSLNISAKDMELQWYRDQPSQVVHLHKNGMDVKEEQMREYQGRTTFLSAGLDQGQAAVRINGVTVFDNGTFHCNFKDGIMSAEARLWLMVAGLGSKPRLRVQVIQGEGVWAQCTSQGWYPEPRVEWRDFRDQLLPSATYFSASPTTGLFSVVSNVTIQDEVVGNFSCSIYSPLLQRKKMANHHLPPLFSRSSPSMAWRTVLPLILTVAGLATAGATCLFQKCQKDRNMVQLEEETLYRAEDQHFQGWTKDKVIHVSPSLDPDTASPKLALSEDGKSVRRLFFDQELPDVPSRFDQDPCVLAREKFSAGRYYWEVQVGHRKAWNVGVCLESLDRKGRIPKAPQHGLWTLELYKKTLWALAFPRVRLYPSGPLHQVGILLDCDAGTVSFYNMGNGSLIYTFFGLSSEPLRPFFCLWTHDTIPLIISDFEAPEALGPPQNQGEKRVGTLLQQDP is encoded by the exons ATGGCAAACACACATGGTCAAGTCATCTTTCCACCCAGCTGCtccatcatcttcatcttcctgCAGCTCCTGTCCTGCGGCATCCCTGCAAATG GGAAAGCTGATTTCTCTGTCTTTGGGCCTGGCGAGCCTGTTCTGGCTGTGCTCGGGGGAAATGTGGGGCTACCATGTCATCTGTCCCTCAATATCAGTGCCAAGGACATGGAGCTGCAGTGGTACAGGGATCAGCCATCCCAAGTTGTGCACCTGCACAAGAATGGGATGGACGTGAAGGAAGAACAGATGAGGGAGTACCAGGGAAGGACCACCTTCCTGAGCGCTGGGCTGGACCAGGGACAGGCCGCAGTGAGGATAAACGGTGTCACAGTTTTTGATAACGGAACCTTCCACTGCAACTTCAAAGACGGCATCATGTCGGCAGAGGCCAGGCTGTGGCTGATGGTGGCAG GGCTTGGCTCGAAGCCTAGACTCCGAGTACAAGTTATCCAGGGTGAAGGTGTCTGGGCACAATGCACCTCGCAGGGCTGGTATCCAGAGCCCCGGGTGGAGTGGAGAGACTTTAGAGACCAGCTCCTACCTTCTGCGACCTACTTCTCAGCCTCACCAACAACAGGCCTCTTCTCAGTGGTGTCCAATGTGACCATCCAGGATGAGGTTGTGGGGAACTTCTCCTGCTCCATCTACAGCCCCCTCctccagaggaagaaaatggcCAACCATCACTTGCCCC CTCTGTTTTCCAGAAGTTCCCCGTCAATGGCATGGAGGACGGTGCTACCTCTGATCCTCACTGTGGCAGGGCTTGCCACAGCTGGAGCCACCTGTCTCTTCCAGAAATGTCAGAAGGACAGGAATATGGTGCAGCTGGAAGAAGAGACACTGTATAGAGCAGAGGATCAGCACTTCCAAG GCTGGACAAAGGACAAGGTCATCCATG TGAgcccatccctggaccctgataCCGCAAGCCCCAAACTCGCCCTGTCTGAGGATGGGAAGAGTGTGAGGCGGCTGTTCTTTGACCAGGAACTGCCAGATGTCCCCAGCAGATTTGACCAGGATCCCTGTGTACTGGCCCGGGAGAAGTTCTCTGCTGGGCGGTATTACTGGGAGGTCCAGGTGGGGCACAGGAAGGCCTGGAATGTTGGCGTGTGTCTGGAGAGCTTGGATCGGAAGGGAAGGATCCCCAAGGCCCCCCAGCATGGACTCTGGACCCTGGAGCTCTACAAGAAGACGTTGTGGGCCCTCGCCTTCCCAAGGGTTCGCCTGTACCCTTCAGGGCCCCTGCATCAGGTGGGCATTCTCCTGGACTGTGATGCTGGCACAGTCTCCTTCTACAACATGGGCAATGGATCTCTCATCTACACATTCTTTGGACTCTCCTCAGAGCCCCTGAGGCCATTCTTCTGCCTCTGGACACACGACACCATCCCCCTGATCATCTCAGATTTTGAGGCCCCAGAGGCCTTGGGGCCTCCTCAGaaccagggagagaagagggtgggGACCCTCCTCCAACAAGACccgtga